The following coding sequences lie in one Alloacidobacterium dinghuense genomic window:
- a CDS encoding cupin domain-containing protein has protein sequence MDTFAHQRRSILLRLGSLGISQVLPQGIAVAQATALQASVLNATEGEHLIHFRDHGNIFIKFGAANGSSELAMGTQQVMTGTGIPTHRHFKMDEDFYVLEGSGTVLLNDVRNPFEKGSTIYIPRNTWHGFENPDHELLLLWVVSPAGLDGFFRDTCSPPGMPAKQLTREQIKDLALRKYDTEFR, from the coding sequence ATGGACACCTTCGCACATCAACGCCGATCCATCCTCCTCCGCCTGGGAAGCCTCGGCATCAGCCAGGTCTTACCGCAAGGCATCGCCGTCGCCCAGGCCACCGCGCTACAAGCTTCTGTACTCAACGCCACCGAAGGCGAACATCTCATCCACTTCCGTGACCACGGCAACATCTTCATCAAATTCGGCGCGGCCAACGGTTCCAGCGAACTCGCCATGGGAACCCAGCAGGTGATGACCGGCACCGGAATTCCCACCCACCGGCACTTCAAGATGGACGAAGACTTCTACGTTCTCGAAGGCAGTGGAACGGTCCTCCTCAACGATGTGCGTAATCCGTTCGAAAAAGGCTCAACGATATACATTCCCAGAAACACCTGGCATGGATTCGAGAATCCCGATCACGAACTTCTCCTGCTCTGGGTCGTGTCGCCCGCAGGCCTGGACGGCTTTTTCCGTGACACCTGCAGCCCGCCTGGCATGCCCGCAAAACAACTCACCAGGGAACAGATCAAGGACCTTGCCCTTAGAAAATACGACACGGAATTCCGCTGA